A window of Heptranchias perlo isolate sHepPer1 chromosome 40, sHepPer1.hap1, whole genome shotgun sequence genomic DNA:
CTGAACAATCccattttaaaaaagttattgCTATGGGATACACTGGAGGGAGCTCATGAAACCAAACTCATCATTGCTGCTCTGGGCTTTCCAGTAAGCTTAGTGGTCAAACAATTACAGACCAGTAATGTGAACTCAGTGTACTTGGGGGAGGGAGGCAATGAACATTGGCACATTTGCTTTGTATCCACTGGCTTCTTGGGGGACAGTATAGATTCGGTGGAGAAGTTATGGTTtgattaaaaactttttttttgccccATGTGTGCACCCACTGTCCAGGTAAAGAACCTGCAACACTCACTGTTGATCTCATGAGAAGCAATTGAGTAAGGTCCTCAAGGGAGAGTAATATCTGTGCAACTGAAATCCTTTTGGAAGGAGTAAATATATTTCATTGTTTAAATTTGCTTTTTGATTTCAAGTTAAATAGATATTTCTCCTGCAAAATCCTTCCACATCCCTGTCCCATCAATTCATAAACCCAATACAATCAGCTcctcccttaaatgtatcaatttGTATTTGGTCCTATTGTGCATTTCATACCAAATAGTAACCATCCTTTCCAAATCTTATTGGTTCTCCATTTGTCACCTTCAACCCTATGAATGGATCAAATGTTGATGCTGCAGCTGTAATTATCCAGTGTTTACAAGTGAAGTTTAGGAACTGAGTTGTGAactgcactgttgtaatgttggaaacgcagcaaccaatatggccacagctagatcccacaaacagcatgaaatattgattagataatctgttttaattacattggttgagggataaatatttgcagagacaccagggagaactccccttctctcactcaaattagtgccatgggatcttttgcatcctatgtgagcagacggggcctcggtttaatgtctcatccgactgTACAGCACTCACTCGGTGCTGtggtgaagtatcagcctggactttgtgctcaagtccctggagtgggacttgaacccacaaccttctgactctgaggtgagagtgctgccactgagccacagctgacacaaatggagatgtttgtgtgggtgacattgcattcagtaatcttcactccctctcattctcgCTGAATATCCTGAATTTTACCAAACAACATTTCATGAGAATCAAACATAAAAATGACACATCCCACAATGCTTTGCCCAGTTGATGCCCccatgctgccaatcctcagacacacccattctctatattagaactggggacgattcacaccatccatgggatggaatttccatttctctgtcCAATGGTTGGTTTGCAAATTCACTCAAGACGACTTGATTGCGTTGAATATTGTCTCATCATCACTGTTACTTGCAAGTAATAAACTTGACCAGATTATGAAAAGCCacttcagtaaaaatgaccagatTCAGTGAAAATGTCAAATTAttatcaaataattcaaagttgtgattCTGAGAGATTTAAACAAAGAGGCACTATGAGGGAGGTCAAAGGTcccaaaaagaaccaaaggtgaccatCCACAGGTACAAGACGGACACGGcctgtgggggcggtcgctccgactctCGTCCGCAGCATTCTCTGCGCCCACTTGGCCCTGGAGAAGAGCATTCCGTGTCTGCCGTTATggttgaggctttccgcgactggTGGGAGCAGCAGGGACTGGAGCGAATCCTCGACTCTAACAATAAAGTTATAATTTGATTCTGGTTTTGTTTGATATCGTGATAAAGAAAACAAGATgtccaaaaaaaaatacaggtgACACTGGGTCTCAAGACAGTTGCACAAGTGTCCTATCTCAGAATTATTTTAGTCCAAAAAAAAGCAGTGATATCACTGAGACCAATCACCCAAACCAGCCTGTATTCCAAAGCTCTGATTGGCTCTGGGTATCAACCTCTCCTCCACCACGCCCCTGTCCTTTGTTAATTGGTGCCTGGATTCATGGACGATTACTGATTGGTTATCGGGAATTGTCAATCATCATTGGTGATGTCATTCCTTGCTTCAATGCGGGCTGTCCCAGTAGTATAAATACAAGAGCTTGTGGGGGAAGAGGGTAGTTGTAGAACTATCTAGGTGATAGTGAAAATATAAAGATATAGTGACAATGGCTTCCCAAGTGTGtcagaactatcacaaggagtgtgaggatggtgtcaacaagcagatcaatatggagctctattcctcctatgtttaccTCTCCATGGTGAGACTTGTATTAATTGTCACTGTTTTGTAAGTGGTTAGATTTTCTGGCTTTAAACTCTTTCTCTTGGCTTTGTTTCACCTCCCTGGGAAGAAAAATTTTGGGGCAGTGAGCATTTCTGGTGTGTAATACAAGGTGTTCTTGGTGAGTTAATGGACTGCTCCTTGAAGCAGCTGCACTCTATTGAGGGGTTTAATATATGAACCTGGCTCAGCTGCTGCCTGAGTTTGAGGAGCAGAAACCTGGTCAAGTGCTTGTCAACATTTGACAACTTTCAGTTTCAATGGGGTGATTGTTGCCAATGAAATGTTGACAGGTCCTCACTCGTTTTCTTGCCTTGAGAATCCTAGTGATGAAGCCTTCACTGTGCTGAGATCTCTATTACACTAAATTGCAGAGTGTAAAACTACTGGAAGGAAGGAGCTTTCTCTTGTCTTCTGCCAATTTTAGATTAGAATGGAGAGTAAAGGAGGTACAACTTAATCAGTAGTTCAGTTTGACTTGATGTGAAATGTCATCCTAAACATTAGTTTTTTTTGCTGCTTGAATCTTTATCCTGTGTTTTTGTAGTGAAGTAAATTGAATTTTGCTAGTTAACAAATAGTAACTATTTTTGAATGCAATTAATATCTTGAAGtggaggaaaaataacaaaatttGGACTTGCATATTGTAATCTAGGTCTAGCATGATATATTTAAAATTCTCTccacagtcctattactttgaccgggatgatgttgccctgcgtcactttgctgagttcttcaaggagcagtcacatgaggaacgggagcacgctgagaaactgctgaaattccagaatcagcgtggaGGCCGAATCATCTTGGAGGACATCAAGGTTTGATTTAATAAATGACTGATTGTTTCAAATACTTTCTATAGCAATTAGTTCTAATTTGACTCCTGTGGCTTAATTCAGTAATTCTATATTGTGACATTGGTTGATGGTAACAtggacatctgatttgctttttgAACTCCTCCTATTTTCCTTCAATACTTTCTCATGTATTGTTTAATCCATTGTAAGTGATCTGGGTGAGACTTGATtccttttcagaagccagagcagggTGAGTGGAGTAATGGTCTGGAGttgatgcagagagctctgcagatggagaagaatgtgaaccagagtctgctggatctgcacaaactgtccactgagaggacagaccctcatgtaagttcTAATGTGGGCCTTTGGGTAAGTTGGAGGTGGTGGAATGTTACAGTTCTTGAGCCTATTAAGATCTTTATACCCAATAGCTGTGTGTTGGGATGTCTATCTTGGATTTTTTTTGAGTGGAGACAGGACATGAAGGTTGACCTACTGTGGACATTGAGAGGTAAGTGTGTCCCAGTGTCATGAGAATCTGTACAGTGAGTTTACTCTAATAATGCAGTAATTCCATCAATCTGAAGTGCACCACTTGACTATCCTCCAGTGCAAGAGGATTAAAATCCAAACTCTAGGGGAAGTTCTGTGATATCTGCTGCTGGACATAACTATTTTCCCTTCTCTTCCTAGTTGTGTGACTTCCTTgagacccactacttggatgaacaagtgaagatgatcaagaagcttggagatcacatcaccaacctgaagagactgggagcccctgagaatggcatgggagtgtacctgtttgacaagctcaccctgggggagagtgattaaaTTGACTGCAGGGTTATAGCCTATTGTTTATGTCGTCTTGAGACTGCCCATCCTTGACTGAATGATGATTTGTGACTTTGTAGAGAGCTGAGAGTGCTGGGCTCTTGATGTGGAATGTGGTAGTAACTGTCAATAAACAGTgaacactggactggttttgtttCCTTGTTAAGAGCTTGAGCTGTTGCTTATTTATCAGAAACATAATTTGCTTTACATCTAAGAACAACTACATTATGTGCCTGAGTGCAAACAGCCCAATGAGATGTTTGATCAGGTGAGCAAAAGGTAggttttaggagggaggcagagatTGAGGGTAAATGCCAAAGCTTAGGACTGAGGTCGCTGTATACaagtaactgttcccattggtggtgaATATCCTCTCTCCCCTGTCTGTAAATGTTAACTCTCTACTACCCCTCCCTGCCAATATCAGCTgcttaacttttttttctcttttgttaAACCACAATGCCAGTGAAATAGTATTGCACCATTTCAGTCCAATAGCCAACCTGTAAGAATGGTATCTGCCCTGGGCATAGCAGTTCACGGTTTGATTAAAAAGTCAAATGCTATAGATCCTCAGTTAATTTGGGGAGCTCACTAAACCAAAATCATCACTGCTTTAATAGACTTTCTGAAGGTTTGTGAGCAAAGCAGCACATGATGGCTCTAAAGTACCAGTAATGTTGCAGTTCATTGTGAGCTTCCTGAACTCATGGCATAAAAGGGCTTGATGTGAGTGAGCAATCAACAGCAATTAGTCTCTTGTGTGTATTCTGGGGGTGGAgaatctttttcctttttttaaaccccctccacccccaatccTGCCTATTTAAGATCTTCTGTGAACAAgaatttgggtgaggtactggagggagaATTATTCCTCTGGAACTGAATTCAAGCAAAATGTAATCATTCAGGAAGGAGCAAATATTTCCATAAATGCACATCTTAAAACACAGTTAAATATCACTAGGTCTCGGTGGGGGGTTAACTTCCAGCACCCCCACTGTTCCATTAATTCATAAACCCAATACAATCAATTCCTTCATGAATTGAACAATTTGCCTTTAGTTCCATTGTGCATTTCATTCCCAATCCTATTGGTTCTCCATTTGTCTCTTTCACCCCTATGAATGGATTCAAATATCGATGCTGTAATTATCCAGTGTTTACAAGTGAAGTTTAGGAACTTAGTTGTGAACTGTACTGGCTGTGATGGAATTGCAGTCTTCGGTTATTCCATGTTCATGTCTTTGCTTCTCTTACTTGCACTTTTGGGGGATCAATGTCATCCCATTTCATATGTTGCTAAGCCACAATTGTACAAGTGGGTGTGGATTTGTTGATAGGTTTGATGACTTCATATTTCAGACTAAAAGTCCTCAGCTCACTCTGTGCTGAACCTGGATCTGGATCAGCTGCAAACATTCCCCACACTGAGGTCACAACTGGGCTAATGGGGGTTAACTGTTTACACATCAAAGCAAAATAAGGTCAATGTTCACCTCACTCTGTGTTGATATGTTTCCTGCAGTCTGATGACAATGAAGAATAGCTCTGGTAGCAGCTTCCCCTGGTGATGGGCTAGAAAATACATGTTTGTTCTTCTGGAAGAGGAATTTCTGT
This region includes:
- the LOC137305572 gene encoding ferritin heavy chain, oocyte isoform-like: MESQVCQNYHKECEDGVNKQINMELYSSYVYLSMSYYFDRDDVALRHFAEFFKEQSHEEREHAEKLLKFQNQRGGRIILEDIKKPEQGEWSNGLELMQRALQMEKNVNQSLLDLHKLSTERTDPHLCDFLETHYLDEQVKMIKKLGDHITNLKRLGAPENGMGVYLFDKLTLGESD